In Malassezia japonica chromosome 2, complete sequence, one DNA window encodes the following:
- the nop56 gene encoding Nucleolar protein 56 (COG:A; COG:J; EggNog:ENOG503NWPQ), whose protein sequence is MPTHVLFECAAGLAVFKVEQVESIGSLTKQVQDAMDDLPTFGKMVKLLSFSPFKSAPEALQGALDISEGVVNDHLRSLLTLNLAPEGKKVKGIELGVCDRNLATSIVGELGIPCDTGETTQELVRGVRLHAEKLLKGMTEGDLGRAQLGLGHSFSRSKVKFNVNRSDNMIIQAIALLDTLDKDVNTFAMRVREWYGWHFPELVRIVTDNIVYARCARFIKAKEHLSEDQLEELTEILGGDEIAARNVLDASRASMGTEIGELDMTNIENFADRVVQLAEYRKNMHSYLVEKMHLVAPNLSALVGEIIGARLISHAGSLTNLAKYPASTVQILGAEKALFRALKTKGNTPKYGLIYHASAISRAAPKNKGRMSRFLANKISIASRIDCFSDAPSTKFGEVLHLQVEERLQFYETGKPTSKNSDAMRKAILAIEEAAGDLMDVDAEDNEDEDEDDEDDEPAEPKKSKDKSKSKKDKKEKKEKKSKSKSKDKSDDVAKAAKKAAKKAAKTDSKEKKKAK, encoded by the coding sequence AAGATGGTCAAGCTGCTGAGCTTTTCGCCGTTCAAGAGTGCGCCCGAAGCGCTGCAGGGTGCGCTCGATATCTCGGAGGGCGTGGTGAACGACCACCTGCGCTCTCTTCTCACTCTCAACCTTGCCCCGGAGGGCAAAAAGGTCAAGGgcatcgagctcggtgTGTGCGACCGCAACCTCGCGACGAgcatcgtcggcgagctcggcattCCTTGCGACACGGGCGAGACGACGCAGGAGCTGGTGCGTGGCGTCCGTCTCCACGCTGAGAAGCTGCTCAAGGGCATGACCGAGGGTgacctcggccgcgcgcagctcggtctCGGCCACTCCTTCTCGCGCTCCAAAGTCAAGTTCAACGTGAACCGCAGCGACAATATGATCATCCAGGCcattgcgctgctcgacacACTCGACAAGGACGTCAACACCTTTGCCATGCGCGTGCGTGAATGGTACGGCTGGCACTTTCCGGAGCTGGTGCGCATCGTGACGGACAACATTGTCTACGCCCGCTGCGCCCGCTTCAtcaaggccaaggagcaCCTGTCGGAGGACCAGCTGGAGGAGCTCACCGAGATCCttggcggcgacgagatcgccgcgcgcaacgTGCTCGATGCCAGCCGCGCCTCGATGGGCACCGAgatcggcgagctggacATGACCAACATTGAAAACTTTGCcgaccgcgtcgtgcagctcgccgagtacCGCAAGAACATGCACAGCTACCTCGTCGAGAAGatgcacctcgtcgcgccgaaCCTGtctgcgctcgtcggcgagatCATCGGTGCGCGCCTCATCTCGCATGCGGGTTCGCTGACGAACCTCGCCAAGTACCCTGCTTCCACCGTGCAGATCCTCGGTGCAGAGAAGGCGCTGTTCCGTGCGCTCAAGACCAAGGGCAACACGCCCAAGTACGGTCTGATTTACCACGCCTCGGCCATCtcgcgtgctgcgcccaAGAACAAGGGCCGCATGTCGCGTTTCCTGGCGAACAAGATCAGTATCGCGAGCCGTATCGACTGCTTCTcggacgcgccgtcgaccaAGTTCGGTGAGGTGCTCCACCtccaggtcgaggagcgcctgcagtTCTACGAGACGGGCAAGCCTACGAGCAAGAACAGCGACGCGATGCGCAAGGCTATCCTCGCCATTGAGgaggccgccggcgaccTGATGGACGTCGATGCTGAGGAcaacgaggacgaggacgaggatgaCGAGGATGACGAGCCTGCCGAGCCGAAAAAGTCCAAGGACAAGTCCAAGTCGAAGAAGGACAAGAAGGAAAAGAAGGAAAAGAAGAGCAAGAGCAAGAGCAAGGACAAGTCGGACGACGTCGCAAAGGCCGCCAAGAAGGCCGCCAAGAAGGCCGCCAAGACGGACTCCaaggagaagaagaagGCCAAGTAA